The following are encoded together in the Elusimicrobiota bacterium genome:
- a CDS encoding putative zinc protease produces MKLIGALSFILIFHLPIYGEPGTPDPIAAFPSRVHKFVLKNGMRVLVLERPESQTVSFAMYVRTGGLDDESGKSGLAHMFEHMLFKGTKTIGTKNYAKEALLLDQIDQAEQAGDHKKLEELNKEHEKLLEPEEYWRIYERAGGQNLNASTGYDFTNYTVSLPKNQVKLWFAMEADRLKNPVLREFYKERSVVLEERRMRIDTSPQGKLWEAFLAAAFVAHPYGRPIVGWESDISRVTRQDATRFFKQHYDISRLVLAIAGGVKTQDIQKLCESHFASIASTPSPEEIRIPVEPLQEGERRVQVEFDAEPSLLIGYHRPDMRHADEPAFNVLQDILSSGRTSRFNRTIVEKNRIGVGVWAGGSAPGERDPNLFVMGGAPRAPHTVQDLEKAIWAEVEQIQKRGPTEAELEKVKNNLESAVIRGLASNEGLASQLAYYESVAGDWNFLIQLIQGIRSVTALDVKRVAQTYLTESNRTVAVLRRKK; encoded by the coding sequence ATGAAGTTGATAGGCGCCCTATCGTTCATTCTTATATTTCATCTTCCTATTTATGGCGAGCCGGGAACTCCCGATCCCATCGCCGCCTTTCCGTCGCGCGTCCATAAATTCGTGCTTAAGAATGGTATGCGGGTCCTGGTATTGGAGCGGCCCGAATCACAGACCGTTTCATTCGCGATGTATGTTCGAACCGGTGGCTTGGATGATGAATCGGGAAAATCGGGTTTGGCCCACATGTTTGAACACATGTTGTTTAAAGGCACCAAAACAATTGGGACAAAAAACTACGCGAAAGAGGCCCTGCTGTTGGACCAAATTGACCAAGCCGAGCAGGCGGGGGATCACAAGAAATTGGAGGAACTCAACAAGGAACATGAGAAACTCCTGGAGCCGGAAGAATATTGGCGCATTTACGAGCGGGCGGGGGGGCAAAATCTAAACGCTTCTACCGGCTATGACTTCACGAATTACACAGTGTCATTGCCTAAAAACCAAGTGAAGCTTTGGTTCGCGATGGAGGCTGACCGGCTAAAAAACCCCGTGCTTCGCGAGTTTTACAAAGAGCGTTCGGTGGTGTTGGAAGAAAGACGTATGCGAATCGACACCTCTCCCCAGGGAAAATTATGGGAGGCGTTTCTCGCGGCCGCTTTTGTGGCGCATCCGTATGGGCGGCCGATTGTGGGATGGGAAAGCGATATCTCGCGCGTGACCCGCCAAGATGCCACTCGTTTCTTTAAACAACACTATGACATCAGTCGTTTGGTGTTGGCCATCGCGGGGGGGGTGAAAACCCAGGACATTCAAAAACTTTGCGAAAGTCATTTCGCCTCCATTGCGTCCACTCCCTCTCCAGAAGAAATTCGTATTCCCGTGGAACCGCTGCAAGAAGGGGAACGCCGGGTTCAAGTGGAGTTTGACGCCGAACCCTCGCTTCTCATCGGTTACCATCGGCCCGATATGCGCCATGCCGATGAACCCGCTTTCAATGTGCTGCAAGATATTCTCAGCTCGGGCCGCACCTCGCGTTTTAATCGGACCATTGTCGAGAAAAACAGGATTGGCGTGGGAGTGTGGGCGGGCGGTTCCGCGCCTGGAGAAAGAGATCCCAATTTGTTTGTGATGGGGGGCGCTCCACGCGCTCCGCATACGGTTCAGGATTTGGAAAAAGCCATTTGGGCCGAAGTGGAGCAGATCCAAAAACGGGGGCCCACGGAAGCCGAACTGGAAAAAGTGAAAAACAATTTGGAGTCCGCCGTGATTCGAGGTTTGGCTTCCAATGAAGGGCTCGCGAGCCAATTGGCCTATTATGAATCCGTGGCGGGCGATTGGAATTTCCTCATTCAATTGATTCAGGGCATTCGCTCCGTCACCGCTCTTGATGTGAAACGCGTGGCGCAAACCTATCTCACCGAGTCGAATCGGACCGTCGCGGTGCTGAGGAGGAAAAAGTGA